In one window of Nicotiana tabacum cultivar K326 chromosome 12, ASM71507v2, whole genome shotgun sequence DNA:
- the LOC142167383 gene encoding uncharacterized protein LOC142167383: MILKPWTVKFDFTKEFLQEIPMWVVLPNLPMSCWGEFYEVCLKIGHCCKQKEVENQAYMQLRRRRRQRENSQPAHTDGGPPKQEWRTKAAGDKIDKAAEETGQRQMSLLIMEDQMNIKEPDKENIRVEEQEHKSPEISCPREFLALAASIQRKAVNDRIWLTWDPNVYRVNVERVEAQIIHYLVKGRLDGFESYLTLVYGFNTVDQRKELWTSLADISTQINKPWLIGLPWKGDYYTWTNNQQGAERIVSRIDRIFGNDSWMMNWGHVHTQYDTLIINDHSPMLVNIETVKLNIKTPFRFFNVWSSHDEFDTIVGTLWRRKEADDQMENIWKKLKALKSLFKSLNTTEYKGIAKGINNARADLIQKDRVKWIKLGDANTKYFSAVMKERSQRKQILEIYTEDRVKLATHTSVKEEIVNFYKSLMRTVVLYKAINYTAIILIPKVTNPTTTRDFRPIACCSVLYKIISKVLENRIQKVIPNIISEAQAGFIPGRKIADNIILAHELVKAYTRKNTSPRCIIKIDLTKAYDSVGWIFLEHVMVELGFLRIFQDWVITCVKTVSYSIVVNGEPIVLFPTAKELRQGDRISSFLFAIVMEYLSRGLKGLQKEKEYKYIPRCSKLGITHLNFADDLLLFTRGDITYITQLQQCLNQFYRASGLQANKTKSSIYYGGVTQAVQDKMQLRFGYTIGELLIKYLEVSLSTKKMSLAQWQPLIEKMVARVSSWTTKKLSYAGRIQLVQSVLFGIQAYWSQLFLIPRKVLKTIEAYCRSYVWSGSNVITRRSLVAWEKMCTPKSAGRLHLINPKLWNKGVAAKNH, from the exons AATTCTATGAGGTTTGCCTAAAAATAGGTCATTGCTGCAAGCAAAAAGAAGTTGAGAACCAGGCCTATATGCAGCTAAGAAGAAGGAGAAGACAAAGAGAAAATTCTCAGCCAGCACATACAGATGGTGGACCTCCAAAGCAGGAGTGGAGAACAAAAGCAGCTGGTGACAAGATTGATAAGGCAGCTGAG GAAACTGGTCAAAGGCAGATGTCATTGCTTATCATGGAGGACCAGATGAACATTAAGGAACCTGATAAGGAAAACATCAGAGTGGAGGAGCAAGAGCATAAAAGCCCTGAGATTAGTTGTCCCAGAGAATTTCTAGCTCTGGCAGCTAGCATACAGAGGAAAGCTGTGAATGACAGAATATGGCTCACCTGGGATCCAAATGTGTATCGTGTTAATGTTGAAAGAGTAGAGGCTCAGATTATACACTACCTAGTTAAAGGCAGATTAGATGGATTTGAATCATATCTAACTTTGGTATATGGCTTTAATACAGTTGATCAAAGAAAGGAACTATGGACAAGTCTGGCTGATATCTCTACACAAATAAACAAACCATGGCTGATAGGG CTACCATGGAAAGGAGACTACTATACCTGGACCAATAatcaacaaggggcagaaaggaTTGTGAGTAGAATTGATAGGATCTTTGGCAATGATAGCTGGATGATGAACTGGGGACATGTGCACACACAATATGATACACTTATAATCAATGACCACTCACCAATGCTTGTCAATATAGAAACTGTGAAACTTAACATTAAAACTCCTTTTAGGTTTTTTAATGTATGGTCTTCTCATGATGAGTTTGATACAATTGTTGGTACTCTGTGgagaagaaaggaagctgatgACCAAATGGAGAACATATGGAAGAAACTGAAAGCTCTGAAATCCCTTTTCAAAAGCCTTAATACTACTGAGTATAAAGGCATTGCTAAGGGAATTAACAATGCTAGGGCTGACCTTATTCAA AAGGATAGAGTGAAATGGATCAAGCTAGGAGATGCTAATACTAAGTACTTCTCTGCTGTCATGAAAGAGAGAAGTCAAAGAAAGCAGATACTAGAGATCTACACTGAGGATAGAGTAAAACTGGCTACTCACACTAGTGTCAAGGAAGAGATAGTTAATTTCTATAAGAGCTTGATGAGAACTGTTGTT CTATATAAAGCCATAAACTACACTGCCATTATATTGATACCTAAGGTAACCAATCCTACAACAACAAGAGATTTCAGACCTATTGCCTGCTGCTCAGTATTATATAAGATCATCTCAAAGGTGCTGGAAAATAGAATACAGAAAGTTATACCCAACATCATTAGTGAGGCACAAGCTGGTTTCATTCCTGGGAGAAAGATTGCAGACAACATCATCTTGGCTCATGAGCTTGTCAAAGCTTACACAAGGAAGAACACTTCCCCTAGATGCATAATCAAAATAGACCTCACCAAGGCCTATGATTCTGTGGGGTGGATCTTTCTGGAGCATGTCATGGTTGAGCTAGGATTCCTTAGAATATTTCAAGATTGGGTCATAACCTGTGTTAAGACTGTGAGCTACTCAATTGTGGTGAATGGAGAGCCTATAGTACTTTTCCCAACAGCTAAAGAACTGAGGCAAGGTGATCGCATTTCATCTTTCCTATTTGCAATTGTAATGGAGTATTTGAGTAGAGGCCTCAAAGGATTGCAAAAGGAGAAGGAGTATAAATATATCCCTAGATGTTCAAAGCTAGGTATTACACACCTCAATTTTGCTGATGATTTGCTCCTATTTACAAGAGGTGATATAACTTATATTACCCAGCTTCAACAATGCCTAAACCAATTTTATAGAGCCTCAGGTCTACAAGCTAATAAGACTAAGAGTTCTATATATTATGGAGGTGTTACACAAGCAGTGCAAGATAAAATGCAACTAAGATTTGGTTACACCATAGGAGAACTTCTGATTAAATACTTAGAAGTGTCTTTATCAACTAAGAAGATGTCTCTAGCTCAATGGCAACCTCTGATAGAGAAAATGGTAGCTAGAGTCTCCTCATGGACAACAAAAAAATTGTCGTATGCAGGAAGGATCCAGTTAGTGCAATCAGTCCTGTTTGGTATACAAGCTTACTGGTCACAATTGTTCTTAATCCCAAGAAAAGTTCTCAAAACAATAGAGGCTTACTGTAGGAGTTATGTATGGTCTGGTTCTAATGTTATCACAAGAAGATCACTGGTGGCTTGGGAGAAAATGTGTACACCTAAGAGTGCAGGAAGGCTACATCTCATCAACCCGAAACTATGGAATAAGGGTGTTGCTGCTAAAAATCACTAA